One part of the [Synechococcus] sp. NIES-970 genome encodes these proteins:
- the thiL gene encoding thiamine-monophosphate kinase, producing the protein MADVKYLKDFGEAEILRRLQQFCPAEIIGDDGAVLALPPQESLVVTTDILVDGVHFSDRTMPAEKVGWRAVAANLSDLAAMGATPIGITVGLSLPPETPMPWLDQLYQGMAACLSRYHTPLVGGDLTRSPVKTVAITALGTVSPNRIIQRTAARPGDAIVVTGHHGDSRAGLELLLEPDTPAAQGLAAGDRQALIDAHQMPLPRLDALNYLTALALTWPLAGMDSSDGLADAVLQICQCSGVGAVLQADQLPISPALRRYQPPEISRQWALYGGEDFQLVLCLPTLAAQSLLQMLPGQGAIIGQITVDQTVAIADGTGRKIPLSRSETFQHF; encoded by the coding sequence ATGGCTGATGTGAAATATCTCAAGGATTTTGGTGAAGCGGAAATTCTCCGGCGGCTCCAGCAGTTCTGCCCAGCAGAAATCATTGGCGATGATGGTGCAGTTTTGGCGCTTCCACCTCAGGAATCTTTGGTCGTCACCACGGATATTCTCGTGGATGGGGTGCATTTTAGCGATCGCACAATGCCTGCGGAAAAAGTAGGCTGGCGGGCGGTGGCCGCAAATTTATCAGACCTCGCCGCCATGGGCGCAACCCCAATCGGCATCACCGTCGGGCTGTCTTTGCCCCCAGAAACCCCGATGCCTTGGCTAGACCAGCTCTACCAAGGAATGGCCGCCTGTTTAAGCCGTTACCATACACCCTTAGTTGGTGGAGATTTAACGCGATCGCCCGTGAAAACTGTTGCGATTACGGCCCTGGGCACTGTTTCACCGAACCGCATCATTCAACGGACTGCTGCCAGACCAGGGGATGCCATCGTGGTGACGGGCCACCATGGGGATTCCCGGGCGGGCTTAGAGTTACTCCTCGAACCCGATACGCCCGCCGCCCAGGGATTAGCCGCCGGCGATCGCCAAGCGCTCATCGATGCCCACCAAATGCCCTTACCCAGGCTCGATGCGTTGAACTATTTAACGGCCCTTGCTTTAACTTGGCCCCTCGCCGGCATGGACAGTAGCGACGGGCTAGCCGATGCGGTGCTCCAAATTTGTCAGTGCAGCGGGGTTGGCGCCGTGCTCCAAGCTGATCAACTCCCCATTTCCCCTGCCCTCCGTCGTTACCAGCCCCCAGAAATTTCCCGCCAGTGGGCTCTATACGGCGGTGAAGATTTTCAGTTGGTGCTCTGTCTACCAACGCTTGCCGCCCAAAGCCTCTTACAAATGTTGCCGGGGCAGGGGGCAATTATTGGCCAGATTACCGTTGATCAAACGGTGGCGATCGCCGATGGCACTGGTCGAAAAATCCCTTTAAGTCGCAGCGAAACTTTCCAACATTTCTAG
- a CDS encoding putative SAM-dependent methyltransferase, with translation MAKLREITVSPQLKKHLSQGHPWIYRDKLPHNLRFETGEWLRVKCGGWTGFGLWDNKSPIAIRIFSQRYLPDPPWFKAQVQAAWDLRQPLRDQHCTAYRWLFGEGDRLPGITVDLYGEYAVIQTYMEAANGLLDWLVRALREVAPLQGILWRTKHLENLEDRSTDSKTQLLWGKEPKGDITVTEHGLVFQVNLQTGQKTGLFLDHRENRKYLGEISRDKTVLNCFSYTGAFSFYALRGGASHVTNVDVGKQLADVAKTNVHLNHFNPQQHTFVTADCFDVLNRYAQEKQTFDIVILDPPSFAKNKKNRFAAIRAYTKLNALALQCVAPGGLLVSASCTSQVSPEAFKEMLSNAAASANKYLQIIHEAGQPIDHPLPAAFPEGRYLKFVVGKVHQPV, from the coding sequence ATGGCCAAGCTCCGCGAAATCACCGTTTCTCCCCAACTCAAAAAACACCTCAGCCAAGGCCACCCCTGGATTTATCGGGACAAATTACCCCACAATCTTCGCTTCGAGACAGGGGAATGGCTCCGGGTCAAATGTGGCGGTTGGACAGGCTTTGGCCTCTGGGATAACAAAAGCCCGATCGCCATCCGTATTTTTTCCCAACGCTATCTCCCCGATCCCCCCTGGTTTAAGGCCCAGGTGCAGGCCGCCTGGGATTTGCGCCAACCCCTGCGAGACCAGCATTGTACCGCTTACCGTTGGCTATTCGGGGAAGGCGATCGCCTACCAGGGATTACGGTCGATCTCTATGGTGAATATGCCGTGATCCAAACCTACATGGAAGCAGCCAATGGGTTACTAGATTGGCTCGTGCGGGCATTGCGGGAAGTCGCCCCTCTCCAAGGGATCCTCTGGCGCACCAAGCATTTAGAAAACCTCGAAGATCGCAGCACCGATAGCAAAACCCAATTGCTCTGGGGCAAAGAACCCAAGGGAGACATCACCGTCACCGAACATGGCCTCGTGTTTCAGGTCAATCTCCAAACCGGACAAAAAACAGGGCTTTTCCTTGACCACCGCGAAAACCGCAAATATCTTGGCGAAATCAGTCGTGATAAAACAGTCCTCAACTGCTTTTCTTACACTGGCGCTTTTTCTTTCTATGCCCTGCGGGGCGGCGCAAGCCATGTGACCAATGTGGATGTGGGCAAACAGCTTGCGGACGTGGCCAAAACCAATGTGCATTTAAATCACTTCAATCCTCAGCAACATACCTTTGTCACCGCTGATTGTTTTGACGTCTTAAACCGCTATGCCCAGGAAAAACAAACCTTTGATATTGTCATTCTCGATCCCCCCAGTTTCGCGAAAAATAAGAAAAATCGTTTTGCGGCCATCCGCGCCTACACCAAATTAAACGCCCTGGCCCTCCAATGTGTGGCCCCTGGTGGCTTGCTGGTGTCCGCCAGTTGTACCAGCCAAGTCAGTCCCGAAGCTTTTAAGGAAATGCTGTCAAACGCGGCGGCTTCTGCAAACAAATATCTCCAAATTATCCACGAAGCAGGTCAACCAATCGATCACCCGCTGCCCGCTGCTTTCCCCGAGGGCCGTTACCTAAAGTTTGTGGTGGGTAAGGTGCATCAGCCAGTGTGA
- a CDS encoding protein phosphatase 2C — translation MLMKCRFTGHTDPGLVRSANQDSHYCDPEGRFFIVADGMGGHAGGEEASRIAVESIKQYLEATWGNAESAEKTLETAISKANEAILADQLENPARQDMGTTVVLVLFHGDQAWRAHVGDSRLYSFHGDALIQVTGDHTWVSQAVQSGDITAEQAKAHPWRHVLSQCLGRKDLSLIDISPLDIKPGDRLLLCSDGLTEEVDDSEIQFILSANDDLDQAATNLIETAKDNGGSDNVTVVLVSIES, via the coding sequence ATGCTTATGAAATGTCGTTTTACGGGACACACTGACCCCGGATTAGTGCGTTCTGCTAACCAAGATTCTCACTATTGCGATCCCGAGGGGCGATTTTTCATTGTTGCCGATGGCATGGGTGGCCATGCGGGGGGGGAAGAGGCGAGTCGCATCGCTGTAGAGAGCATCAAACAATATTTAGAAGCAACCTGGGGGAATGCTGAAAGCGCGGAAAAAACCCTAGAGACAGCAATTTCCAAAGCCAACGAGGCGATTCTTGCAGATCAATTAGAAAATCCTGCGCGCCAGGATATGGGAACTACGGTTGTGCTCGTGCTTTTTCACGGAGACCAGGCGTGGCGGGCCCATGTAGGAGACTCGCGGCTCTATAGCTTCCATGGGGATGCATTAATTCAGGTAACTGGGGATCATACTTGGGTTTCCCAGGCCGTCCAATCGGGGGATATCACAGCGGAACAGGCAAAGGCCCACCCCTGGCGCCATGTACTTTCCCAATGCCTGGGCCGGAAGGATTTGAGTTTGATTGATATTTCTCCCTTAGACATTAAGCCAGGCGATCGCCTCTTGTTGTGTAGTGATGGGCTCACCGAAGAAGTAGATGACTCGGAAATTCAATTTATCCTGAGTGCTAATGATGACCTAGACCAAGCCGCTACGAATTTAATCGAAACGGCCAAAGATAATGGTGGGTCTGATAATGTGACAGTGGTGTTAGTGAGCATTGAATCTTAA
- a CDS encoding ABC1 family domain protein has translation MSALSPQANSRVSSPNQATPTPHLERAKSTYRWNRGNYSKTRRRFDIWVFVLTLIFKLIRNGKKWTYAGGFTEEKLTVRRRIQAKWIKDSLLELGPTFIKVGQLFSTRADLFPEEYVSELSQLQDRVPASSYEQTRQIIEADLGKPLNTLFRSFDPVPLAAASLGQVHKAQLHSGEEVVVKVQRPGLKQLFTIDLAILKKIAWYFQNHPRWGKNRDWLGIYDECCRILWQEVDYLKEGRSADTFRRNFRGMDWVKVPKVYWRYASPRVLTLEYLPGIKISHYEAIEAAGLERKELARLSARAYLQQLLNDGFFHADPHPGNLAVSPDGALIFYDFGMMGEIKANVKAGLMETMMGVTEKNADRVLDSLVTLGAVEATGDLAPVRRSIQFMLDNFMDKPFEAQSITAISDDLYEIAYDQPFRFPATFTFVMRAFSTLEGVGKGLDPEFNFMAVAQPFALQVMSENFPSGSNIIDQLGRQAAQLSTSTLGLPRRIEDTIDKLDRGDIRIRVRAQESDRLLRKLGGMQLATNYTLIFCALLLSATLLYVNGAWIPMAVVGAIALVPGWALWRLLRKLDRYDRKF, from the coding sequence GTGTCTGCTCTGTCTCCCCAAGCCAATTCCAGGGTATCTAGCCCCAATCAAGCGACCCCTACACCGCACCTAGAACGGGCAAAATCCACCTACCGCTGGAATCGGGGGAACTACTCCAAAACCCGGCGTCGCTTTGACATTTGGGTCTTTGTCCTTACTTTGATCTTCAAACTGATCCGTAATGGCAAAAAATGGACCTATGCCGGGGGCTTTACCGAAGAAAAGCTCACTGTCCGCCGTCGTATCCAGGCCAAATGGATTAAGGACAGCCTCCTAGAGTTGGGGCCAACCTTCATTAAAGTGGGTCAGCTTTTTTCCACCCGCGCTGATCTGTTTCCTGAAGAATATGTGAGTGAACTCTCCCAGCTCCAGGACCGAGTACCAGCCTCTTCCTACGAGCAGACCAGGCAAATTATCGAAGCTGATCTGGGTAAACCTCTCAATACCCTGTTTCGGAGCTTCGACCCAGTGCCCCTCGCGGCAGCTAGTCTCGGCCAAGTCCACAAAGCTCAACTCCACAGCGGCGAAGAGGTGGTGGTGAAAGTGCAGCGGCCTGGCCTGAAGCAGTTGTTCACCATTGACCTGGCAATCCTGAAGAAGATTGCTTGGTATTTCCAAAACCATCCCCGCTGGGGTAAAAATCGTGATTGGCTGGGTATTTATGACGAATGTTGTCGTATCCTCTGGCAGGAAGTGGACTATCTCAAGGAAGGTCGTAGTGCTGATACATTCCGCCGTAACTTTCGGGGCATGGATTGGGTGAAAGTGCCCAAGGTCTACTGGCGTTATGCTTCCCCCAGGGTTCTAACTTTAGAATATTTGCCCGGCATTAAAATCAGTCACTATGAGGCGATCGAGGCGGCGGGCCTAGAGCGGAAAGAATTGGCAAGACTGAGCGCACGGGCCTATCTACAACAACTGCTCAACGATGGCTTTTTCCATGCTGACCCTCACCCCGGAAATTTAGCTGTTAGTCCCGACGGAGCCTTGATTTTCTATGATTTTGGCATGATGGGAGAAATCAAAGCTAATGTGAAGGCGGGTTTAATGGAAACCATGATGGGGGTGACTGAAAAAAATGCGGATCGTGTCTTAGATTCTCTTGTGACCCTCGGGGCTGTGGAGGCGACGGGGGATTTGGCCCCAGTGCGCCGTTCGATTCAATTTATGCTGGATAACTTCATGGATAAACCCTTTGAAGCCCAGTCGATCACGGCGATCAGTGATGATCTGTATGAAATTGCCTATGATCAACCTTTCCGCTTCCCAGCAACGTTCACTTTTGTGATGCGCGCTTTTTCAACCCTAGAAGGGGTCGGCAAAGGCCTTGATCCAGAGTTCAATTTTATGGCGGTGGCTCAGCCATTTGCCCTGCAAGTTATGAGTGAAAATTTCCCCAGTGGCAGCAACATCATTGATCAACTGGGTCGTCAGGCGGCCCAGTTGAGTACCTCAACCCTCGGTTTACCCAGACGCATTGAGGATACGATCGACAAGTTAGACCGGGGTGATATTCGAATTCGGGTGCGGGCCCAAGAATCAGATCGGTTGCTCCGGAAGCTGGGGGGCATGCAATTAGCGACGAATTACACTTTGATTTTCTGTGCCCTGCTACTCTCGGCAACCCTGCTCTATGTGAATGGGGCTTGGATTCCGATGGCGGTAGTAGGGGCGATCGCCTTAGTCCCTGGCTGGGCTTTGTGGCGCCTCTTGCGAAAACTAGATCGCTATGACCGCAAATTTTAG
- a CDS encoding ATPase, AAA family domain protein: protein MKEELNTLIQAQYPLIYLITPEEERAEAAIAHIAQLCEYENVFVWTMTHGLVAYASDRKPQTRTLSAEAAIREVIHHSDPGIFIFKDLHPFLDDPSTVRWLRDAIASFKGAQKHIILMSPYQKVPLELEKDIVVLDFPFPTLDELDQVLGQYLNPRQPISPVVREKLLKAALGLTKDEAEKVYRKAQVKAKKLTESEVEIVLSEKKQLIRRNGILEFIEEDETIDAIGGLEELKRWLKQRSNAFTEAAREYGLPQPKGMLILGVPGCGKSLLAKTTSRLWGLPLLRLDMGRVYDGSTVGKSEANLRSALKTAESISPAILFIDELDKAFAGSSGSADSDGGTSSRIFGSFLTWMQEKESPVFVMATANRVDRLPGEFLRKGRFDEIFFVDLPNPSEREAIFNIHLHKRRPVGDRFDTAQLANISEGFSGAEIEQAIIAAMYEAFAQGREFTQLDIIAAIKATLPLSRTMTEQVNSLRDWARQRARPASASVAEYQRLEF from the coding sequence ATGAAAGAAGAGCTCAATACCCTTATCCAAGCTCAATACCCCCTGATTTACCTCATCACCCCTGAAGAGGAGCGGGCGGAAGCGGCGATCGCCCACATTGCCCAACTGTGTGAATACGAAAATGTCTTTGTTTGGACAATGACCCACGGTCTGGTGGCCTATGCCTCTGACCGAAAACCCCAGACTCGCACCCTCTCTGCAGAGGCGGCGATTCGCGAAGTCATTCACCACAGTGATCCTGGCATTTTTATCTTCAAAGATTTACATCCCTTTCTCGATGATCCCAGCACCGTCCGGTGGTTGCGGGATGCGATCGCCAGCTTTAAAGGCGCCCAGAAGCACATTATTCTGATGTCTCCCTACCAAAAAGTGCCCCTGGAGTTAGAAAAAGACATCGTTGTCCTTGATTTTCCGTTCCCGACCCTCGACGAACTTGACCAAGTTTTGGGCCAATACCTCAACCCCCGGCAACCCATTTCCCCCGTGGTGCGAGAAAAACTCCTCAAGGCTGCCCTAGGGCTCACCAAAGACGAAGCCGAAAAAGTCTATCGCAAAGCCCAAGTCAAGGCAAAAAAATTGACAGAATCGGAAGTGGAGATTGTCCTTTCTGAGAAAAAGCAGCTCATCCGTCGCAACGGTATTCTCGAATTTATCGAAGAAGATGAAACCATTGACGCCATCGGTGGCCTAGAAGAGCTAAAACGCTGGTTGAAGCAGCGCTCTAACGCCTTCACTGAAGCGGCCCGGGAATATGGCTTGCCCCAACCCAAGGGAATGCTGATTCTTGGTGTTCCCGGTTGTGGGAAATCTCTCCTCGCAAAAACCACCTCCCGGCTCTGGGGACTGCCCCTGCTGCGTTTAGATATGGGCCGCGTTTATGACGGCTCTACCGTAGGCAAATCGGAGGCTAATCTCCGCAGTGCCCTCAAAACTGCTGAATCTATTTCCCCAGCCATCCTATTTATTGATGAATTAGATAAAGCTTTTGCTGGCTCCTCTGGTTCTGCCGATTCTGATGGGGGCACATCCAGTCGGATCTTTGGCTCCTTTCTCACTTGGATGCAGGAAAAAGAGTCGCCCGTGTTCGTGATGGCGACGGCAAACCGCGTCGATCGCTTACCGGGAGAGTTTCTCCGCAAGGGACGTTTTGATGAGATCTTTTTCGTTGATCTGCCCAATCCCAGTGAACGGGAAGCCATTTTTAACATCCATCTCCACAAACGTCGGCCCGTTGGCGATCGCTTCGACACAGCACAACTGGCGAATATTTCAGAAGGTTTTTCCGGTGCGGAAATTGAACAGGCAATCATTGCCGCCATGTATGAAGCTTTTGCCCAAGGGCGGGAGTTCACCCAACTGGATATCATTGCGGCAATCAAGGCGACTCTTCCCCTTTCCCGCACCATGACTGAACAGGTCAATAGCCTCCGCGATTGGGCCAGACAAAGAGCCCGGCCTGCTTCAGCCTCCGTTGCTGAATACCAGCGATTGGAGTTCTAA
- a CDS encoding hypothetical protein (conserved hypothetical protein), with protein sequence MLKALWKKLGITGGQSTAITHPFQWRNALSTQASLEGAIDEAIAQIQSHFSGTADLVIVFISAAFASEYARVLPLLTEKLPCKVLIGCGGLSIIGTDAQGKTQECEEQPALSLTVAHLPDVAVIPFHVTDKDLPDLDSAPDQWQGVFGAPAGAEPSFVLLSDPFSSNITDLLAGLDFAYPKAPKVGGLTSSGGRVPSGLFYYVAEQDTGPMLLRSGTVGVALTGNIQMETIVAQGCRPIGEVYQITQCDRNIITELSVADGDRLHQGSPLRLLQDLLAELDAEDQALAQDSLFIGIAMDEFKQKLIHGDFLVRNLLGVDPRAGAMAVGDRIRAGQRIQFHLRDAETSAEDLSVLLQQFREQSALQPPFGALMFSCLGRGKGLYGEPNFDSTLFGSVFPESNVGGFFCNGEIGPVGDRTFLHGYTSVFGIVHPKHS encoded by the coding sequence ATGCTCAAGGCGTTGTGGAAAAAGTTAGGAATCACCGGGGGGCAATCAACGGCGATCACTCACCCGTTTCAGTGGCGTAATGCCCTTTCGACCCAAGCATCCCTCGAAGGGGCGATCGATGAGGCGATCGCCCAGATCCAGAGTCACTTTTCAGGGACCGCAGACCTTGTGATTGTCTTTATTTCCGCTGCCTTTGCCAGTGAATATGCCCGGGTTTTGCCCCTCCTCACAGAAAAATTGCCCTGTAAGGTATTGATCGGCTGTGGTGGCCTGAGCATTATTGGCACCGATGCCCAGGGGAAAACCCAGGAATGTGAAGAACAGCCCGCCCTCAGTTTGACGGTGGCCCATTTACCCGATGTGGCCGTGATTCCTTTCCATGTCACCGACAAAGATTTACCCGATTTAGATAGTGCCCCTGACCAGTGGCAAGGGGTGTTTGGGGCTCCGGCGGGTGCAGAACCAAGTTTTGTGCTTTTATCAGATCCATTTTCTTCAAATATTACGGATTTGCTGGCTGGGCTAGATTTTGCCTATCCTAAAGCTCCGAAGGTGGGAGGACTCACCAGCTCGGGGGGGAGAGTACCCAGTGGCCTATTTTATTACGTTGCAGAACAAGATACCGGGCCGATGTTGTTGCGTTCTGGGACGGTGGGGGTGGCACTCACGGGCAATATTCAAATGGAAACGATCGTCGCCCAGGGTTGCCGGCCCATTGGGGAGGTTTACCAAATTACCCAATGCGATCGCAACATCATCACGGAATTGTCGGTGGCAGATGGCGATCGCCTCCACCAGGGTTCTCCTTTACGCCTGCTGCAAGATTTACTAGCCGAATTGGATGCAGAAGACCAGGCCCTTGCCCAGGATTCTTTGTTCATTGGCATTGCCATGGATGAATTTAAGCAGAAACTCATCCACGGTGATTTTTTAGTGCGGAATTTATTGGGCGTCGACCCCAGGGCTGGGGCAATGGCGGTGGGCGATCGCATTCGCGCCGGACAAAGAATTCAATTCCACCTGCGGGATGCCGAAACCTCCGCCGAAGATCTTTCGGTCCTGTTACAGCAATTTCGCGAACAATCGGCATTACAGCCCCCCTTTGGCGCACTCATGTTTAGTTGTTTGGGCCGGGGCAAAGGGCTTTATGGTGAGCCAAACTTTGATTCGACACTGTTTGGCTCAGTCTTTCCAGAATCAAATGTCGGCGGATTTTTCTGTAACGGAGAAATTGGTCCCGTAGGCGATCGCACTTTTCTCCATGGCTACACTTCCGTGTTTGGCATTGTGCATCCCAAGCATTCATAA
- a CDS encoding hypothetical protein (conserved hypothetical protein), whose amino-acid sequence MNNPLFQALSYGRAFAEVLKERVEESLTDLLSDLGKLDAERNQWVQEFIKEVETRAERDANKQGNASRPITIDIDGDDNPTDLQEMIDNLRAEIASLKAELKQYRDSQN is encoded by the coding sequence ATGAACAACCCCCTCTTCCAAGCCCTGTCCTACGGTCGTGCCTTTGCTGAAGTTCTCAAAGAACGCGTTGAAGAAAGTCTCACCGATCTCCTCAGTGACCTCGGTAAGCTCGATGCAGAGCGCAATCAATGGGTTCAAGAATTTATCAAAGAAGTTGAAACCCGGGCCGAACGAGATGCAAACAAACAAGGAAATGCGAGTCGCCCGATTACCATTGATATTGATGGCGATGATAATCCTACCGATTTGCAAGAAATGATCGATAACCTCCGGGCCGAAATTGCCAGCTTAAAAGCAGAATTAAAACAGTATCGCGATTCCCAAAACTAG
- a CDS encoding hypothetical protein (conserved hypothetical protein), with product MDYDPMGTQNKAVTAYLPEEIEACLAAFCLENGLSRQGKKSGKEKPALGTGIVEVLRLFFSTDLNSSFPAPVLDKDELQAIVSETLPDHVPTQAWVQSEIQQAIAQLKSEMATPATLNSNPEASSVAVELSESGNEKKKKLILKQADLARRLRSNASTLSRHHQKGGEHFAQWSKAKDPEAIAWQYRGIEDSSKMFEMIDE from the coding sequence ATGGACTATGACCCCATGGGTACACAAAATAAGGCGGTCACCGCCTATCTCCCCGAAGAAATTGAAGCATGTCTGGCCGCTTTCTGTTTAGAAAATGGTCTTTCGCGCCAAGGGAAAAAAAGTGGCAAGGAAAAACCCGCCCTCGGCACAGGCATTGTGGAGGTGCTGCGACTCTTTTTTAGCACTGACTTGAATAGCAGCTTTCCAGCACCTGTTTTAGACAAGGATGAACTCCAGGCGATCGTTTCCGAGACTCTACCCGACCATGTACCGACTCAGGCCTGGGTTCAATCAGAAATTCAACAGGCGATCGCCCAACTCAAGTCCGAAATGGCGACACCTGCGACCCTAAACAGTAACCCGGAGGCGTCCTCCGTTGCGGTCGAATTATCTGAATCCGGTAACGAAAAAAAAAAGAAGCTGATCCTCAAGCAAGCTGATCTCGCCCGTCGCCTCCGGTCTAATGCCTCCACCCTCAGCCGCCACCACCAGAAAGGCGGCGAACATTTTGCCCAGTGGTCCAAGGCCAAAGACCCGGAGGCGATCGCCTGGCAATATCGCGGCATTGAAGACAGCAGCAAAATGTTTGAAATGATTGACGAGTAA
- a CDS encoding aldose 1-epimerase, with amino-acid sequence MDLLRQLNQDYGIPGMLSFGDRQPGFPSITIDNSHAVAEISLYGGQVLSYRPKGAAANLLFLSDRSQYQKGKAIRGGIPLCWPWFGADPEGSGRANHGFGRDRLWAVRQTITLANGSTQVILGLGDDADTHNIWDYAFDLLITITVGETLEIELTTYNRDQQPFRLTQALHSYFTVGDIQRVKVFGLAGLDYLDKVDGNRLKNQLGEVSIQGEVDRIYQQAPNKLLIEDPALDRKIEIQSRNSTTVIVWNPGPEKTATMGDLHPDAYKSFLCVETANAAAEVIILTPGDRHSLGVTYRLL; translated from the coding sequence ATGGATCTTCTTAGGCAGTTAAATCAGGATTATGGCATCCCGGGCATGTTATCTTTTGGCGATCGCCAGCCTGGTTTCCCCAGTATCACCATTGATAATTCCCATGCTGTGGCAGAAATTTCCCTCTATGGGGGCCAAGTTCTCTCCTATCGCCCTAAGGGAGCCGCTGCAAATCTTCTATTTCTTAGCGATCGCAGTCAGTATCAAAAGGGCAAAGCCATTCGCGGTGGCATTCCCCTCTGTTGGCCTTGGTTCGGAGCTGATCCAGAGGGCTCTGGACGGGCGAATCACGGCTTTGGGCGCGATCGCCTTTGGGCAGTCCGACAAACCATAACCCTTGCCAATGGTTCAACCCAGGTGATTTTAGGTTTAGGGGACGATGCTGATACCCACAACATTTGGGATTATGCTTTTGATTTGCTAATTACCATTACTGTTGGTGAAACCCTCGAGATTGAGCTCACCACCTACAATCGCGATCAACAGCCCTTTCGTCTTACCCAAGCTCTCCATAGCTATTTCACCGTGGGAGATATTCAACGCGTGAAAGTGTTCGGTCTCGCTGGCTTAGATTACCTCGATAAAGTCGATGGCAACCGCCTCAAAAACCAACTAGGAGAAGTCTCGATCCAAGGGGAAGTGGATCGTATTTACCAACAGGCACCCAACAAATTACTGATCGAAGATCCTGCCCTTGACCGCAAGATCGAAATTCAAAGTCGAAACAGTACAACGGTGATCGTCTGGAACCCTGGCCCAGAGAAAACGGCCACCATGGGGGATTTACATCCCGACGCCTACAAATCATTTCTTTGTGTTGAAACAGCGAATGCTGCTGCTGAGGTGATTATCCTCACCCCAGGCGATCGCCATAGCCTTGGTGTCACCTACCGTCTCCTGTAG
- a CDS encoding hypothetical protein (conserved hypothetical protein (DUF1257)), whose translation MSHFSTLRTKITDALVLKTSLQDLGISVNTDTAVRGYNGQQIQADIVATLEGDYDLGWTRNADGSFDLIADLWGVAKKHNQTELINSINQKYAINKTLADMKQRGLNNANVKLVLQK comes from the coding sequence ATGTCTCACTTTAGCACTCTCCGGACTAAAATCACCGATGCTTTAGTCCTCAAGACCTCCCTACAGGATCTCGGTATTTCAGTGAATACTGACACTGCAGTTCGTGGTTACAATGGCCAACAGATCCAAGCAGATATTGTGGCAACCCTAGAAGGGGACTACGACCTGGGTTGGACACGCAACGCCGATGGTAGCTTTGACCTCATTGCTGATCTTTGGGGCGTTGCTAAGAAGCACAATCAGACTGAATTGATCAATTCTATCAATCAAAAATATGCCATCAATAAGACCCTTGCTGACATGAAGCAACGTGGTCTCAACAATGCCAACGTGAAGCTGGTGTTGCAAAAGTAA
- a CDS encoding hypothetical protein (conserved hypothetical protein): MQDKQKVTLYLPQAVHRQLKIKAALDADSMSALVEKAVAFYLQHPEVVEEVQASYGQTHRVHICPDCEGAVVLRDGQLVSLKRQPTILLDEEIAQDLQSAKGATDGAELVPC, translated from the coding sequence ATGCAAGATAAGCAAAAAGTCACCCTCTACCTGCCCCAGGCAGTCCACCGCCAACTCAAAATCAAGGCTGCCCTCGATGCCGACTCCATGTCTGCCCTTGTCGAAAAAGCTGTAGCTTTCTATCTCCAGCACCCGGAGGTCGTCGAAGAAGTGCAAGCCAGCTATGGTCAGACCCACCGCGTCCATATCTGCCCCGATTGCGAAGGCGCCGTGGTCCTGCGGGATGGACAACTGGTATCCCTCAAGCGGCAGCCGACGATCCTCCTTGATGAAGAGATTGCCCAAGATTTGCAAAGTGCAAAGGGTGCAACGGATGGCGCAGAGCTCGTTCCCTGCTAG